The genomic segment CGAACCCGAAGAGGATAATGGTAGTACATCTCTCTGGAATAGAGTTTTACATCGAATTAATGATGACTTACCAAAATATGAGGATCTGTTCCCGTTGTCTTGGGGTAAAGAtgataaattgaaaaccACAAATCAAGACAGTATTGTGGAGCAGTCAGCATCTAATATTGAAAACTCTGAAAATTCGGAGGAAGAGGATTAtgaggaagaggaagaatttttgaaaaaacagTTTAACAGATTCTTccaaaacaaacaaaactTCCGAAATGATAAAATGTTAATATTTTTCTGGATACCCTTAACACTACTACTTTTGACATGGTTCATCATGTACAAATTTGGCAACCAAGATAGTTCCATCAATCATATAAGCGAATTAATCTCAGAGTACTTGAGAATTGCATTAGCAAAGTTCTTGCTGGGAAATGAAAGGATGAAAACTGCATTCAGgtcaaaattatcaaacCTGCAAACAACAAGAATGTTGAACGATTTAATTGTCAGTTAGTCTGCTTTtttacgtatatatatatatatatgtgtgtaTAATGAAAAGACAGTACActtaaaagaagagaaagtcatttaaaaaaagtcaaaaaaaaattaaactTGTAAATGTCAGCGTAACGATAATGTATATACTTTAAATGTAAACTACAATCTTGAAGATCTTTTAACACGAGCGCAATGTCTATCGAACAATTTCTTGGCTCTAACCCAGACAGGAgcagtttttctttgaggTAGGAGCTCTAAAGATGGTAAGAGATCATGAGAGAAAAATTCTGAAGCTTCTCTTGGCAGCAAAGAAGGCAAGTGATCAATAGAGATGACAGATAATTTAGGCCCGGCAGTGGTAGGTACCAGAACGGTAGGTTTGTTAAACACAGTAGCCACAGTGTATATTGGGATGGGGTTGTGAGGGTTGGTAGTGTCTGCTGATACGTCCACCACGGTCCTTAGTCTTCTGTTAGGATTATTCAGTTTCTCCATGTTAGTGAAAGGAGCAATTGGCTTCGATAGATATATacaattgataaaaatatcagCTTGTGGAATTTCGTCAAAGGGACCACCACGGGAagtttctttgatatcCCATTTTAATATGTTAGCATCTGGAATACCAACTTTGTGCAACAGATCGATGGCACCGGAACCACATCTTCCTAGCGCACCAATGATTAACACGGTTGGCTTTCTGGCTCCGGTGGCTAAGGCTTCTTTATAATCTTTGGTAACATCTTTAACCAATGCCTTTTCATTGGGGTAAGGCGACACTGCAGGCAAGTCTTCATCGTCAGAATGCGTTTGCTTGAATGCCCAGTCTCTTACACCAAGGGCTGCACCTGCGAACCCAGCGTAAAATCCAAAGGCAGCAACTCTTCTACCTTGgtcattttccaaaaattccaAATCATATAGAGTACCGTGTCCCTTAATAAATCTCATAAGGACATTTTGCCACCCAGCTTGGTCTTTGTAGCAGTGAGCAAACTGGATGTGTTCGTGGACTAGAGGGAAAGTATCGGTTTCAGGCATTTCCTTCAAACCTATAATGATTCTGTCGCGTGGAGCGGTTTTCCATGAACCTGCAGGCACTATAATGGCACCTGCTTGACGATATTCGTTAATATTGAAAGTAGATTGTGGACTGTCCTCTACATATATTTTGAAGCCCTTAGCTATCAGTTTTTTAACCGTGGTAGGTGTTAAGGCAGCACGTGCCTCTAGGGGTTTAGTTTCAGCTCTTAGATGTAATGTGACGGCAGCCATTTTTGCGGTTGTGTGAAAAATAAAGCGTTTTCGTTGTTATCTTATGGTATGCCTCCTAAAATACCAGTTTCCGTCAGGGAAGATGGgctttttatatatttcatCGTGGTTTCTCGAGGATGACTTTATGACTCTTTGTCGCTGAAATCGCAGGGGAATTTTGGCGGTTGAGAGCGGAATTCCAAATTCCgctggaaaaaaaaaataataatgcaAAATGTATAAATGTATAAGAGTCTTTTTTGACTCATCGACTTAGTATGTAACAATTTATATGTACCTGCTATCCTCAAGGCATAAAGTCCGCCAAGGCAGGGTCATTATAGCTCAAGTACTGTCCATTAACACCGTCAGGAATACCATGAAGGGCCAATTTGGCATAAACTGTAGCTGGCACAGAGCTATCCAGCAACTGGTTATTCTCCTTTAAACCTCTAAACATCTTCAATTGCTCTGCACTCATGGAGGAAGGCCCCACGTTCTCCCTAATGTTAACTTGCATATCTGTGTCCACAATACCTGGGGCGACGGCAATGGCTTTCACTTGCCTTTCCTCGTTGGCCAGAGTCATGGCGAAGTGGTTCAGAGCGGCTTTTGAAGAACCGTAAGCTCCCCAACTGCTGAAGTACATGTTACAGGCGTCCGAACTGACGAATACCACGTTACCGTTggtcttcttcaattcagGTAACGCAATGCCAACCAAGGAAACAATGctgaagaagttgatgtCATACAGCTTCTTCCAAGCGTTGACATCAATCTCGTTGACATTTTGCACGGGCTCTAGGACACCAGCGTTGGCAACCAAGGAGTCGATCTTGCCGTGGCCCTTAACAGCAGCGTTAACCAACTGCTTCAACACGGAATCCTCGGTAATATCACCGACAACGTAAAAAAACCTGTCGCCATACTTCtctttcaacttcttcaagGGTGCCTCAGACCTGGCTACACCGTAAACAACCGTGTCCTTGTCCAAACTGAAAAGAACATCCACGATGGACTTACCGATACCTCTGGAAACACCTGTAACTAAAATAACTTTACCCATGTTTTTTTAACCTGTTACACGCTGTAGTTAgacccttttttttaggtacaatattcttccattgCACTTGATCTTTTTCGtttacgtatatatatgcaaaAGTTAATGTTCATACTGTCttctcttcatttctttgaaaacacCGCGGAATTCCTTCGGTGATACATTCAATCCGGTTCTTGGCACAGAAATGGCCGCACAAAACTGTCGCTCATCGCAAACCCAATAAAAGTTTAGTAGCTAAAAACTATAACTATACCCTTTTACATAATATAGTTTAGTACTAGCCCTGCACCGGCCCCAGTCGCTCATCGTTGTAGCGGAGATATTGACCGTTCAAAGAGTCGGGAATACCTTTCAGGACGAGTTGCGCTAGTACCGCCGCAGGCACCTTTGGGTCCAGCAGTGACGAAGTCTTGTACAATTGAGTAAACCTCTCGAGAGCCTTGGGTGTCATGCCCTGAGGACCCAATGTTTCCCTAATATCTTTCTGCATCTGCGTGTCAACGACGCCCGGTGCAATACACACGGCACGCACTTTATCACTGGGCTCTTCACTGGCAATGTCCATGGCAAAGTGGTTTAATGCGGCTTTCGAGCAGCCGTACGCCGACCATCCGTTATATGGTTTCACACTGGCTCCAGAGCTGACGAAGACAATGTTGCCTACAAATGGCGAGCTCTTCAAGAGGGGTAAACACAGTGCCACCAAAGAGACAATGCTGAAAAAGTTCACATCGAACAGCCGTTCCCACTGCTTGATGTCGTGTTCGGAGTTGGACTGGGAGATGGACTTCACCGGTTCTAGCATCCCCGCATTTGCGACAATACCGTCCAGTTTTCCATGCTTTTGCCGGATTTCCTCCACCAACGCTTCCATTCGAGACCTGTCCGTGATGTCGAGGACACGATAGACAAATTTGTCTGCACCGTATTCTCTTTGCAAAGACTGCAGACCAGCTTCCGTTCTTGCTACGCCGTAGACGATGCATTCATCGTCCTCTTCGATAACAGTTTTCACCAATTGCAGGCCAATCCCACGGGAGGCACCTGTAATCAAAATAACCTTGCCCATATCCCTTCTTTGACAGATTATAAGTTGTTTCTCTTGTTGCTGTTCGCGACAGCCCTTATTTCCTGtattccttcttctttttctgcaTTATCGTTTTTAGCCACTTTACGAAAAAGGtcaaaaagtgaaaaaaagagggaAAAAACCATGAGGAACAGTATGCTCCCTTAATATCGGAAAAGCAATAGTAATAAAAACAGCATCAGAGCTTTCCACGTCTCTCTCTTCCAAGCTGTCATCTCGTAAAGTATTCAAGTTTATCATGTCAGAATTCTATAAGCTAGCACCTGTTGACAAGAAAGGCCAACCATTCCCCTTCGACCAATTAAAGGGAAAAGTGGTGCTTATCGTTAATGTTGCCTCCAAAT from the Saccharomyces cerevisiae S288C chromosome IX, complete sequence genome contains:
- the LYS1 gene encoding saccharopine dehydrogenase (NAD+, L-lysine-forming) (Saccharopine dehydrogenase (NAD+, L-lysine-forming); catalyzes the conversion of saccharopine to L-lysine, which is the final step in the lysine biosynthesis pathway; contains mRNA binding activity; required for targeting of Pls1p to the peroxisomal matrix in the absence of lysine); the protein is MAAVTLHLRAETKPLEARAALTPTTVKKLIAKGFKIYVEDSPQSTFNINEYRQAGAIIVPAGSWKTAPRDRIIIGLKEMPETDTFPLVHEHIQFAHCYKDQAGWQNVLMRFIKGHGTLYDLEFLENDQGRRVAAFGFYAGFAGAALGVRDWAFKQTHSDDEDLPAVSPYPNEKALVKDVTKDYKEALATGARKPTVLIIGALGRCGSGAIDLLHKVGIPDANILKWDIKETSRGGPFDEIPQADIFINCIYLSKPIAPFTNMEKLNNPNRRLRTVVDVSADTTNPHNPIPIYTVATVFNKPTVLVPTTAGPKLSVISIDHLPSLLPREASEFFSHDLLPSLELLPQRKTAPVWVRAKKLFDRHCARVKRSSRL
- the NRE1 gene encoding sepiapterin reductase family protein (Benzil oxidoreductase with preference for NADPH; localizes to the cytoplasm; sequence similarity with short-chain dehydrogenase/reductases; putative paralog of IRC24) yields the protein MGKVILVTGVSRGIGKSIVDVLFSLDKDTVVYGVARSEAPLKKLKEKYGDRFFYVVGDITEDSVLKQLVNAAVKGHGKIDSLVANAGVLEPVQNVNEIDVNAWKKLYDINFFSIVSLVGIALPELKKTNGNVVFVSSDACNMYFSSWGAYGSSKAALNHFAMTLANEERQVKAIAVAPGIVDTDMQVNIRENVGPSSMSAEQLKMFRGLKENNQLLDSSVPATVYAKLALHGIPDGVNGQYLSYNDPALADFMP
- the IRC24 gene encoding sepiapterin reductase family protein IRC24 (Benzil oxidoreductase with preference for NADPH; localizes to the cytoplasm; induced by the DNA-damaging agent MMS; null mutant has elevated levels of spontaneous Rad52p foci; sequence similarity with short-chain dehydrogenase/reductases; putative paralog of IRC24); protein product: MGKVILITGASRGIGLQLVKTVIEEDDECIVYGVARTEAGLQSLQREYGADKFVYRVLDITDRSRMEALVEEIRQKHGKLDGIVANAGMLEPVKSISQSNSEHDIKQWERLFDVNFFSIVSLVALCLPLLKSSPFVGNIVFVSSGASVKPYNGWSAYGCSKAALNHFAMDIASEEPSDKVRAVCIAPGVVDTQMQKDIRETLGPQGMTPKALERFTQLYKTSSLLDPKVPAAVLAQLVLKGIPDSLNGQYLRYNDERLGPVQG